In Hallerella succinigenes, the following are encoded in one genomic region:
- a CDS encoding IS5 family transposase, with the protein MYRPPKSHAQTSLFCSLEEQLNHKHSLYVLANKIDWNKFETEFSKRFDDKMGAPNKPIRLMTGLIILKHIRNVSDESVVEQFQENAYYQYFCGERFFSTEQPCDPSELVHFRHMIGEAGMDMILKESILVNDDHDKQGPTGCGTVFLDTTVQEKNITFPTDAKLANKIIEQVQRIVEEHDLPQRQSYKRTLKKVHRDQRFRNHPKNGKKAHKADRRLKTIAGRLVRELERNLASKNLLNTYKEKIELFKKVLAQKKCDKDKVYSLHEPEVKCIGKGKEHKKYEFGNKVSIARSYSGIIVGAVSFRDEYDGHTIDDTLDHVEQMLGFRPSQAACDRGYRGQKESGTTKIVIPDVPKKNATYYQKEKAHKLFCKRAGIEPINGHLKSDHRMGRNFYKGIFGDMLNAKLAAAAFNFKRAMRRFFVLLEWLYCCFLCREGVNKNGEPPYPALAK; encoded by the coding sequence ACAAGCCTTTTCTGTTCCCTTGAGGAGCAGTTGAACCACAAGCATTCCCTCTACGTTCTCGCGAACAAGATTGACTGGAACAAGTTCGAGACCGAGTTTTCGAAACGGTTTGACGACAAAATGGGTGCGCCGAACAAGCCGATCCGTCTCATGACCGGGCTCATCATCCTGAAGCACATCCGCAACGTATCGGACGAGTCCGTCGTGGAGCAGTTTCAGGAAAACGCCTATTACCAGTATTTTTGCGGAGAACGGTTCTTCTCGACGGAGCAACCCTGCGACCCGAGCGAACTTGTTCACTTCCGGCACATGATTGGCGAAGCGGGCATGGACATGATCCTCAAGGAAAGTATCCTCGTCAACGATGACCACGATAAACAAGGACCGACAGGATGCGGCACGGTCTTTCTTGACACGACCGTGCAGGAAAAGAACATCACGTTCCCTACAGACGCCAAACTTGCGAACAAGATAATAGAACAGGTACAGAGGATCGTGGAAGAGCATGATCTTCCGCAAAGACAGTCCTACAAGAGAACCTTGAAGAAGGTCCATCGTGACCAGCGTTTCCGCAATCACCCGAAGAACGGCAAGAAGGCTCACAAGGCAGATCGCAGGCTGAAGACAATCGCGGGACGGCTCGTCCGTGAATTAGAGCGAAATCTCGCCAGCAAGAACTTGTTGAACACGTACAAAGAAAAAATCGAGCTTTTCAAAAAAGTTCTGGCACAGAAGAAATGCGACAAGGACAAGGTCTATTCGCTTCACGAACCCGAAGTAAAATGCATCGGCAAGGGCAAGGAACACAAGAAATACGAGTTCGGCAACAAGGTGTCAATCGCCCGGAGCTACAGCGGCATCATTGTCGGCGCGGTCTCGTTCCGGGACGAGTATGACGGACATACGATAGACGATACGCTTGACCATGTTGAACAAATGCTTGGATTCAGGCCGAGCCAGGCCGCATGCGACCGAGGCTACCGCGGACAAAAGGAATCCGGAACGACAAAGATCGTGATACCGGACGTCCCGAAGAAAAACGCGACTTACTACCAGAAGGAAAAGGCTCACAAGCTTTTTTGCAAGAGGGCAGGCATCGAGCCTATCAACGGCCACCTGAAAAGCGACCACCGTATGGGTAGAAATTTCTACAAGGGAATCTTTGGCGACATGCTCAATGCAAAGCTTGCAGCAGCGGCGTTCAACTTCAAGAGGGCCATGAGGCGCTTTTTTGTCCTGTTGGAATGGCTATACTGTTGCTTCCTTTGCCGGGAAGGGGTGAATAAAAACGGCGAACCTCCTTATCCTGCGCTCGCGAAGTGA
- the csx20 gene encoding CRISPR-associated protein Csx20, with translation MAKIFNVTNHTATEMQINDAKRMLGVVECVDLPESLKKRWGEVPPETDSVVAFVQPVLDWLGQVASKDDVVWAQGEWGATVGVLQWCRAHGVRCVYSTTERIATERHAVDGSVAMTHQFRHVRFRDFP, from the coding sequence ATGGCAAAAATTTTCAATGTGACAAATCATACTGCTACCGAAATGCAGATAAACGATGCCAAGCGGATGCTCGGCGTTGTAGAGTGTGTCGATTTGCCGGAATCCCTAAAAAAAAGATGGGGCGAGGTTCCTCCTGAAACGGATTCTGTGGTAGCGTTTGTTCAACCCGTTTTGGACTGGCTTGGGCAAGTCGCTTCAAAGGACGATGTTGTCTGGGCGCAAGGAGAATGGGGCGCAACGGTGGGCGTACTCCAGTGGTGCCGCGCCCATGGCGTCCGGTGCGTTTACAGCACAACGGAGCGTATTGCAACGGAAAGACATGCTGTAGACGGAAGCGTTGCGATGACGCACCAGTTTAGGCATGTAAGGTTCCGTGATTTTCCGTAA
- a CDS encoding sigma-54-dependent transcriptional regulator, which yields MKYDLFPAIASQESCQELAQQYNKLDCLDEPSLKCFREAYVIAKMSGSQPVLITGDNGCGKTGYAQLMWGVNSIRTKRNRSKEMLNVNCSAFSENLIASELFGHKRGAFSGAESNREGKIKAAGEKGCLFLDEIGDLPLSAQALLLRFFQDNEIQPLGTDEPIKLQDPPKVICATNKDLRKEINEGRFREDLFNRINKFHVHVPPLRIRPKDCLQNANNFLDKFKEMQADSSEVVAEQLTKMKIDSNFYNDNAKSGYSWPGNFRELENRIYRAAVTKITCGGTCIKFSDLFDESFIDSPDRVNTETQDFDLPKGPVLLPFDLEAKLDEIRANFIDKAIAQCNGEKTKAAKLLGYSNYQKMDRRRSKA from the coding sequence GTGAAATACGATTTGTTTCCTGCGATAGCATCGCAAGAGAGCTGCCAAGAGTTGGCGCAGCAATACAATAAGCTTGATTGCTTGGATGAACCTTCATTGAAATGTTTCAGGGAGGCTTATGTCATTGCAAAGATGAGCGGAAGCCAGCCAGTTCTGATTACGGGAGACAATGGTTGTGGCAAGACCGGATATGCCCAGTTGATGTGGGGCGTGAATTCAATCAGGACCAAAAGAAATCGCTCCAAGGAAATGCTCAACGTGAACTGCTCTGCATTTTCAGAAAACCTGATAGCTAGTGAACTGTTTGGACACAAAAGAGGTGCTTTTTCTGGAGCGGAATCAAACCGAGAAGGGAAAATTAAAGCTGCCGGCGAGAAGGGCTGCCTGTTCTTGGATGAAATCGGGGACCTCCCGTTATCGGCTCAAGCCTTGCTGCTCCGTTTCTTTCAGGACAACGAAATTCAACCGTTAGGAACCGATGAACCAATTAAGCTGCAGGATCCGCCTAAGGTCATTTGTGCGACCAACAAGGACTTGCGCAAAGAAATTAACGAAGGTCGATTCCGTGAAGACTTGTTCAACCGAATCAACAAGTTTCATGTACATGTTCCGCCTTTAAGAATCCGCCCAAAGGATTGCTTGCAAAATGCGAACAATTTTTTGGACAAGTTTAAGGAAATGCAGGCGGACTCCAGCGAAGTCGTTGCGGAACAACTTACTAAAATGAAAATCGATAGTAATTTTTACAACGACAATGCCAAAAGCGGTTATAGCTGGCCTGGCAACTTCCGTGAACTCGAAAACCGCATATACCGCGCTGCAGTTACAAAAATTACTTGCGGAGGAACGTGCATCAAGTTTTCGGACTTGTTTGATGAGAGCTTTATCGATAGCCCCGACCGCGTAAATACGGAAACGCAAGATTTTGATTTACCCAAAGGCCCTGTTTTGCTGCCTTTTGATTTGGAGGCGAAACTGGACGAAATTCGCGCAAACTTTATAGACAAAGCAATTGCGCAATGTAACGGAGAAAAGACCAAGGCGGCAAAGCTGCTCGGTTACAGCAACTACCAAAAAATGGACCGTCGCCGGAGCAAGGCGTAA